A stretch of Rhododendron vialii isolate Sample 1 chromosome 4a, ASM3025357v1 DNA encodes these proteins:
- the LOC131324066 gene encoding inactive protein RESTRICTED TEV MOVEMENT 1-like yields MIKIGPPHFTTDGKAWDDGGRDKIVQIFIEHDQHSIISLQFLYAENGNLVSSDKDGGDRINTPKFDVVNVQVLIFGILPLKGDRPLDQLANLVTLNCPSEYITGISGCHGRIYVSYWQDLILSITFITNNRTYGPFGGRGNDSVFQYQLGPDRSFGGFHAVTDPGI; encoded by the exons ATGATCAAAATTGGTCCACCACACTTCACTACTGATGGGAAGGCTTGGGATGATGGGGGTAGGGATAAAATTGTCCAGATTTTCATTGAACATGATCAACACTCAATTATTTCTCTCCAATTCCTATATGCCGAAAATGGAAATTTGGTTTCGTCAGATAAAGATGGTGGTGATCGTATTAATACTCCTAAGTTTGATGTGGTAAATGTACAAGTACTAATATTTGGAATTCTCCCTCTTAAAGGAGACAGACCCCTTGACCAACTAGCCAACCTC GTTACGCTTAATTGTCCATCGGAGTATATTACCGGTATAAGTGGTTGCCACGGCCGGATCTATGTCTCGTATTGGCAGGATCTAATTTTGTCAATAACATTTATCACCAACAACAGAACATATGGGCCCTTCGGAGGCCGTGGAAACGACTCCGTTTTCCAATATCAACTGGGACCAGACCGTTCATTTGGTGGATTTCATGCAGTGACGGACCCAGGAATTTGA
- the LOC131324630 gene encoding probable N-acetyltransferase HLS1 — MDENTGNKILIREFNENKGVEVVMKLEKSCETAAQKGMSIISNISGDPLSRIRFYHVHVMLVAELQKKGEIVGMVRGCIKYVGTKFWGGHVKLGCILGLRVSPRHRRMGIGSKLVQSMEEWLKRNGAQYTFLATEEKNVASRNLFTLRCNYIKSSSLVIYLQPVSLLPKNLAQGITIERLSINQAIPFYNNHLQAKDIYPSDIDKILKENLSLGTWVCYVKEEGWIDLHNKEKTEDTGGKTASSWAIFSIWNKCEACNLQVRSNELKFTLSKARVKIIPCLKMQRCESTKRPFGFFLLYGIHGEGDRLGDLMASIWGFASRLAENVKECKAIMVELGVSDPLREFVPKSSTMSCINDLWYLKRLNSHGYEDEDDMVAKGPMGNVFVDPRDF, encoded by the exons ATGGATGAAAACACTGGAAACAAGATTCTGATAAGGGAATTCAACGAAAACAAAGGTGTTGAAGTGGTAATGAAGCTTGAGAAGAGTTGTGAGACAGCAGCTCAGAAAGGGATGTCAATAATCAGTAACATAAGTGGTGATCCTTTAAGCAGGATTAGGTTCTACCATGTTCATGTAATGCTG GTTGCAGAGCtgcaaaaaaagggagagataGTCGGAATGGTTCGAGGATGCATCAAGTATGTGGGGACTAAATTTTGGGGAGGACATGTCAAGTTAGGTTGCATACTAGGCCTTAGGGTCTCTCCTAGGCACCG GCGAATGGGAATCGGATCGAAACTTGTCCAATCAATGGAAGAATGGCTGAAGAGAAATGGTGCACAATACACTTTCCTAGCCACAGAGGAGAAAAACGTTGCCTCCAGAAATCTCTTCACTCTGAGATGTAACTACATCAAATCCAGCTCATTAGTCATCTATCTCCAACCAGTTAGTCTACTGCCCAAAAATCTAGCTCAAGGCATTACAATAGAGAGATTGTCCATAAATCAGGCCATCCCCTTTTACAATAATCATCTACAAGCCAAAGACATATATCCTTCGGATATTgacaaaattttgaaggaaaacCTTAGCCTTGGAACGTGGGTATGTTACGTCAAAGAAGAGGGTTGGATTGATTTGCATAACAAAGAGAAGACCGAGGACACGGGCGGTAAAACGGCAAGCTCTTGGGCTATTTTTAGCATTTGGAATAAATGTGAGGCTTGTAACCTTCAAGTAAGGTCTAATGAGCTAAAATTTACTCTAAGCAAAGCAAGAGTGAAGATAATCCCTTGCCTTAAAATGCAAAGATGTGAATCAACTAAGAGACCCTTTGGCTTTTTCTTACTTTATGGGATTCATGGAGAGGGAGATAGGCTTGGGGACCTAATGGCATCTATATGGGGTTTTGCTTCAAGATTAGCTGAGAATGTCAAGGAATGTAAGGCAATAATGGTGGAGTTAGGGGTCTCTGATCCTCTGAGAGAATTTGTCCCAAAAAGCTCTACCATGTCATGCATCAATGATCTTTGGTATCTTAAGAGACTCAATAGCCACGGTTATGAGGACGAAGATGATATGGTTGCTAAGGGACCCATGGGGAATGTGTTTGTTGATCCAAGAGATTTTTAG
- the LOC131324629 gene encoding uncharacterized protein LOC131324629, producing MASSITDDHEDSAMDIDHRVEDEQEDPFLLFIDYAKSVLSPDQDESIGPGWSWTASRILKMCTAYSSGVTAAILLSDLSQAWNEQQKIGASRKRPECINELKKKHKRAKLLNTVTIDSIYEKNFLSLNSVLEAVIVDAFLLPGTNIYMLTLGDFWSSNTIDLYLHRRFYNLADLSNGILKKGREIFLTGCYLRPGSGGSGNPRLLPTEHLVTLLDEDQDDDAMLLAAQFCSDSFSSISLDAVNQGISYSLYARIASIGSLEIQGKYGGVQRKEIILVDNDGFRVKFLLWGEQVLLANLFGVGSMLALDRPFVTSSVDTTMDTCGEICLEYGSATQLYLVPFMQHEEQVSVALTQNRHQGSKLLSTLDPSQGLKVSQVILPCDSQGSIDFSNYPFQTFVVDLRDKMTSISLYGVVTDINREADAAEVVFSLRIEDTTGAIWAKLHFVNFWSLGRVGLGHSVYVSGLSCSMTSRKRLELLWVENDGGASFFNLSCLPALLNSSCLHKLSYLSDLSIQSSSTHICRVWLDQIEHCHVNTRFLHTLCGQFVTKSPGGSFECHFCRSSCCEAEVARTFHLKITLADEGAKVFAWCTGHTASELLHISPDEFCELHEEEQIMYPSALENERFTVALVNCRRQGCGSLTEEHGDEVMWEITRALKCE from the exons ATGGCTAGCTCCATTACCGATGATCACGAAGATTCGGCTATGGACATAGACCACCGAGTGGAGGACGAACAAGAAGATCCGTTTCTTCTATTCATCGATTACGCGAAGTCGGTGTTATCGCCCGACCAAGACGAGTCGATAGGGCCGGGTTGGTCCTGGACCGCGTCTCGGATTCTCAAAATGTGCACTGCTTATTCGAGCGGAGTCACCGCTGCGATTCTACTCTCCGATCTCTCTCAG GCGTGGAATGAGCAGCAGAAGATTGGTGCTTCGAGGAAACGGCCAGAATGCATTAATGAGCTGAAGAAGAAACATAAGAGAGCAAAGCTTCTGAACACTGTCACGATTGATTCTATTTACGAGAAGAATTTCTTATCGTTGAATAGTGTTCTCGAAGCTGTTATTGTTGATGCTTTTCTTCTTCCAG GTACAAATATCTACATGCTTACTTTGGGGGATTTTTGGAGCTCTAACACTATTGATCTGTATCTCCACCGTAG ATTTTACAATTTGGCAGATCTTAGCAATGGGATTCTGAAGAAAGGAAGGGAGATTTTCCTTACTGGATGCTACCTTCGACCTGGCTCTGGAGGATCCGGTAATCCTCGACTTCTGCCAACTGAACATCTGGTCACACTCTTAGATGAG GATCAAGATGATGATGCCATGCTTCTAGCAGCGCAGTTTTGTTctgattctttttcttccatttccctTGATGCAGTCAATCAAGGGATCTCTTATTCACTCTATGCAAG GATCGCGTCTATTGGGTCACTTGAAATTCAGGGAAAATATGGAGGTGtccaaagaaaagaaatcattCTTGTCGATAATGATGGCTTCAGGGTAAAATTTCTATTGTGGGGCGAGCAGGTCCTTCTTGCCAATCTTTTTGG TGTGGGGAGTATGCTTGCTCTTGATAGACCATTTGTCACAAGTTCTGTTGACACCACTATGGACACATGCGGAGAAATTTGTCTTGAATATGGCAGTGCTACACAGTTATATTTGGTGCCTTTCATGCAACATGAAGAACAA GTATCTGTAGCATTGACTCAAAATCGGCACCAAGGATCAAAGCTCTTGAGTACATTAGATCCTAGTCAGGGGCTCAAAGTTTCTCAAGTTATCTTGCCTTGTGATTCTCAAGGATCCATTGACTTCAGTAATTATCCATTTCAA ACATTTGTGGTTGATCTTCGGGACAAGATGACTAGCATCAGCTTGTATGGTGTTGTTACAGACATCAATCGAGAAGCTGACGCTGCAGAAGTTGTTTTTTCCTTGAGAATTGAAGATACAACTGGAGCAATTTGGGCTAAGCTGCACTTTGTTAATTTTTG GTCATTGGGGAGAGTAGGCCTTGGTCACAGTGTGTATGTATCTGGCTTGAGTTGTTCCATGACAAGCAGAAAACG CCTTGAACTCTTGTGGGTGGAGAATGATGGTGGAGCTTCATTTTTTAACCTTAGTTGTTTGCCAGCATTACTAAACTCGTCCTGTCTCCACAAATTATCATACCTTTCTGATTTATCTATCCAGAGTAGCAGCACACAT ATATGTCGAGTTTGGCTGGACCAAATCGAACATTGTCATGTAAATACAAGATTCTTACATACCCTTTGTGGTCAATTTGTCACCAAGTCACCTGGTGGGAGTTTTGAGTGCCACTTCTGTCGTTCAAGTTGCTGTGAAGCTGAAGTAGCGCGCACTTTCCACTTGAAGATAACTCTTGCTGATGAGGGTGCAAAAGTTTTTGCATGGTGCACTGGTCACACTGCTTCAGAATTGCTGCATATATCTCCTGATGAATTCTGTGAACTGCATGAG GAAGAACAAATTATGTACCCTTCTGCACTCGAGAATGAAAGGTTCACAGTTGCCCTAGTAAACTGCAGGAGGCAAGGGTGTGGCAGCTTAACTGAAGAACATGGTGATGAAGTTATGTGGGAAATTACCCGTGCACTCAAGTGCGAATAA
- the LOC131324636 gene encoding inactive protein RESTRICTED TEV MOVEMENT 1-like, whose protein sequence is MIKVGPAGGLGKTWDDEGREKIVQIFVSHGDQINSLQFLYVEDGNLVLSETHGGNTGPKFNVVKLNYPSEYLTGISGSYYYSNTCSQWLIFTVAFSTNNRTYGPFGVPHKQGYAFEYQLGEDHPFGGFHGRASEYLNAIGVYVKPITILGDVKANVKTKKFKCPLLRSN, encoded by the exons ATGATCAAAGTTGGACCGGCTGGGGGTCTTGGAAAGACTTGGGATGATGAGGGCAGAGAGAAAATTGTACAGATTTTCGTTTCGCACGGAGATCAAATCAACTCTCTCCAGTTCCTCTATGTTGAAGATGGAAACTTGGTTTTGTCGGAGACGCACGGTGGTAATACCGGTCCCAAGTTTAACGTG GTAAAGCTTAATTATCCATCAGAGTATCTGACTGGCATAAGTGGTTCCTACTATTACAGCAATACTTGCAGCCAGTGGCTAATTTTCACAGTAGCATTTAGCACCAACAACAGGACATACGGACCATTTGGAGTCCCTCACAAACAAGGGTATGCGTTCGAATATCAACTGGGGGAAGACCATCCATTTGGTGGATTTCATGGACGGGCAAGCGAATACCTTAATGCTATTGGAGTCTACGTTAAGCCAATTACAATTCTAGGTGATGTCAAGGCGAACGttaaaacaaagaaatttaAGTGCCCCTTATTGCGATCCAATTAA
- the LOC131324639 gene encoding protein RESTRICTED TEV MOVEMENT 1-like — MIKIGPAGGISTGKAWDEGGRDGITQIFVSQGDFINSLQFQFVENGTLVLSEKHGGRGGPDEAKLSVLRLNYPSEFLTGINGYHSSGRIVSLTFITNKGIYRQSGRLAGRLNHYDSSFEYKLGEDNTFGGFHGTADVYLNSIGVYMKPMTTLSNVKNPDLHVKNEKI, encoded by the exons ATGATCAAAATTGGTCCAGCAGGGGGAATAAGCACTGGGAAGGCTTGGGATGAAGGGGGCCGGGATGGAATCACACAGATTTTTGTTTCACAGGGAGACTTTATCAATTCTCTCCAGTTCCAATTTGTTGAGAATGGAACCTTGGTTCTATCAGAGAAACATGGTGGCCGCGGTGGCCCTGATGAGGCCAAGTTAAGCGTG CTAAGGCTTAATTATCCATCAGAGTTTCTCACTGGCATAAATGGATACCATAGCTCGGGGCGAATTGTGTCACTAACATTCATTACCAACAAGGGGATATACAGACAATCTGGAAGGCTTGCTGGAAGGCTTAATCATTATGATTCTTCCTTTGAATACAAACTTGGAGAAGACAACACATTTGGGGGATTTCATGGCACTGCTGACGTATATCTAAACTCAATTGGGGTTTACATGAAGCCCATGACGACTCTGAGCAATGTTAAAAATCCTGACTTGCAtgtcaaaaatgaaaagatttaG
- the LOC131324634 gene encoding disease resistance protein At4g27190-like, with the protein MAEVATACTQPVCEIGKCLWAPIASRINYARKLSKNWQALCKKAIELGIKRNDIVVEINIMNMQKTPTEECDAWREEVVEMENKIETIKQEFNVEKKCVGGLCLDIFARIELGKRVVNMINDVDVLLEKSKFKRGFLVDSPPAIVEKKPGPDSTLSTSAYNTLGMVLDKIRDESTPKIGIWGMGSVGKTTVLQLLNNTPEITTMFNHVIWVTVSKSPSIRMVQEEVVRRLKIKLDGSESDETVASRLFHELDRKKYLLLLDDVWEMVDLTVVGLPNPNKDNGCKLVLTTRNLEVCRKMGTFTEIKVKVLSEDEALEMFYANVGDVARLPTIKELAESIVKECDGLPLALKVVSGALRKEANVNVWSNFLRELRSPATSFIEDLNEKVFKVLKVSYDHLKNTQNKKCLLFCGLYPEDSYIKKPELIEYWKAEGILSRKLTLEEARDKGEAILQALIDASLLEKCDEHFDNHVKMHDVIRDLVLAMTSPEGGEESTHLVRAGISSEKMPEEAEWKKATRISFMDHDLRNLPESPDCPELLTLLLQGNKNLEVIPETFFDNMPNLRVLNLSHTGIKSLPTSILKLYNLRELVLLNCKNLEAHQSFDFPSGGTLVVSFVMSRVQAMVSTLTKKKKEFGGYPCWDDKQALSD; encoded by the exons ATGGCTGAAG TTGCTACAGCTTGCACCCAACCAGTTTGCGAGATTGGGAAGTGCTTATGGGCTCCTATTGCTAGCCGAATCAATTATGCCAGAAAATTGTCAAAGAATTGGCAAGCGCTTTGTAAGAAAGCAATAGAGTTAGGGATCAAAAGAAATGATATTGTTGTCGAAATCAACATAATGAATATGCAGAAAACTCCAACAGAAGAATGTGATGCTTGGAGAGAAGAGGTGGTGGAGATGGAAAACAAGATTGAGACAATAAAGCAGGAGTTCAATGTTGAGAAGAAATGTGTTGGGGGATTATGTCTTGACATATTTGCTCGTATAGAGCTTGGTAAGCGAGTGGTAAATATGATCAACGACGTTGACGTGCTCCTAGAAAAGTCCAAGTTCAAAAGAGGATTTCTTGTTGATTCACCACCAGCTATAGTTGAGAAGAAGCCAGGCCCCGATTCAACATTGTCAACGTCTGCATATAATACACTGGGCATGGTACTGGATAAAATTCGAGATGAGAGCACTCCAAAGATTGGTATTTGGGGAATGGGCAGTGTGGGGAAGACAACTGTTTTGCAACTCTTGAATAACACGCCAGAAATTACAACAATGTTTAATCACGTGATATGGGTGACCGTCTCAAAATCTCCAAGCATTAGAATGGTACAAGAAGAAGTGGTACGgcgtttaaaaataaaattagatgGGAGTGAGTCTGATGAAACAGTAGCAAGTCGATTGTTTCACGAACTCGACCGCAAGAAGTACTTGTTACTTTTAGATGATGTTTGGGAGATGGTGGATTTAACTGTTGTAGGGCTTCCAAATCCCAATAAGGATAATGGTTGCAAATTGGTTTTAACAACCAGAAATTTGGAAGTTTGTCGAAAGATGGGAACATTTACTGAGATCAAGGTGAAGGTTTTGTCAGAAGATGAAGCTTTGGAGATGTTTTACGCAAATGTGGGAGATGTTGCAAGGCTTCCCACCATCAAAGAGCTCGCTGAAAGCATTGTCAAAGAGTGCGACGGCTTGCCCCTTGCCCTAAAGGTCGTAAGTGGTGCGTTACGGAAGGAGGCAAATGTGAATGTTTGGAGCAATTTCTTACGAGAATTGAGGTCACCTGCTACATCTTTCATTGAAGACTTGAATGAAAAGGTGTTCAAGGTACTAAAGGTCAGCTATGACCATTTaaaaaacactcaaaataaGAAATGTCTTTTGTTCTGTGGATTGTATCCAGAAGACTCGTACATTAAGAAACCTGAATTGATAGAATATTGGAAAGCAGAGGGTATTCTTTCTAGGAAACTTACTTTGGAAGAGGCACGTGATAAGGGAGAAGCAATATTGCAAGCTCTTATAGATGCTTCATTGTTGGAAAAATGCGATGAACATTTTGATAACCATGTGAAGATGCACGATGTTATTCGAGACTTGGTGTTGGCAATGACTTCCCCAGAAGGCGGTGAAGAATCCACACATCTAGTGAGAGCTGGAATATCTTCAGAGAAGATGCCAGAGGAGGCGGAATGGAAAAAGGCAACAAGAATATCTTTTATGGATCATGACTTGCGCAATTTGCCAGAATCACCAGATTGTCCTGAGCTCTTAACACTGTTGCTTCAAGGGAATAAGAATTTAGAGGTAATTCCAGAAACATTCTTTGACAACATGCCTAACCTTCGAGTTTTGAATCTATCACACACCGGTATCAAATCTTTGCCAACTTCCATCTTGAAATTGTACAATCTTCGAGAACTAGTCCTTTTAAATTGCAAGAATTTGGAGGCTCACCAAAGCTTTGATTTCCCTAGTGGTGGCACTCTTGTGGTGTCATTTGTCATGTCAAGGGTTCAAGCCATGGTATCCAcactcaccaaaaaaaaaaaagaatttggagGCTATCCTTGTTGGGATGATAAACAGGCTCTCTCAGATTGA